In a single window of the Phaeobacter sp. G2 genome:
- a CDS encoding MaoC family dehydratase, which produces MLDNMPRGTICIEDIEMGMTRFVRKVITDEDIEMFSQVSTDRNPVHLDDDYAQDTIFQGRIAHGMLTAGLISAVIGEQLPGHGTIYMSQSLKFLAPVRPGDLVLAEVEVTDIVIDKRRVKLDCRCMVDGKKVLVGEAMVMAPSRKFD; this is translated from the coding sequence ATGTTGGACAACATGCCGCGCGGAACCATCTGCATCGAAGACATCGAAATGGGTATGACGCGCTTTGTCCGCAAAGTGATCACCGATGAAGACATCGAAATGTTCAGCCAGGTCTCCACCGATCGCAACCCGGTGCATCTGGATGACGACTACGCTCAGGACACCATCTTTCAGGGACGCATCGCCCACGGTATGCTCACCGCCGGTCTGATTTCTGCGGTCATTGGCGAACAGCTGCCTGGCCATGGCACCATCTACATGAGCCAATCGCTGAAATTTCTGGCCCCGGTGCGGCCCGGCGATCTGGTGCTGGCCGAGGTTGAGGTGACGGATATCGTCATCGACAAACGCCGGGTCAAACTGGATTGCCGCTGCATGGTTGACGGCAAAAAGGTCCTGGTCGGCGAAGCCATGGTCATGGCCCCTTCGCGCAAGTTCGACTAG
- a CDS encoding bifunctional riboflavin kinase/FAD synthetase, with protein MRIIRDYQFVEQQDRGASVAIGNFDGVHRGHQSVIDLARAAAPEAPLGVMTFEPHPRAFFAPDAPPFRLMSPEARASRLEKLGVERLYQLNFNAALSSLPPEDFARKVIAEGLGLAHVVVGADFCFGKGRSGTATDLQRFGAEMGFGVTIAPLMNHVDNTVSSTAIRTALSEGRPRDAAAMLSHWHRIEGEVIGGEQRGRDLGFPTANMSIDGLHPPAFGVYAVLVDVLNGPHQGSYQGAASVGVRPMFDGAHPNIETFLFDFTGNLYGATLSVALVDYLRPEMKFDGLQALIDQMDADCARARDILDAEMQAPT; from the coding sequence ATGCGCATCATCCGAGACTATCAATTTGTAGAGCAACAAGACCGTGGCGCCAGCGTCGCGATCGGCAATTTTGACGGCGTCCACCGGGGCCATCAATCTGTTATTGATCTGGCTCGCGCCGCCGCGCCGGAGGCTCCGCTGGGGGTGATGACCTTTGAGCCCCACCCGCGCGCCTTTTTTGCGCCGGACGCCCCGCCCTTCCGCCTGATGTCCCCCGAAGCCCGGGCCTCGCGCTTGGAAAAACTCGGGGTCGAGCGGCTGTATCAGCTGAACTTCAACGCCGCCCTCTCCAGCCTGCCCCCAGAAGACTTTGCCCGCAAGGTCATTGCCGAGGGGCTGGGCCTTGCCCATGTGGTGGTTGGCGCTGATTTCTGCTTTGGCAAGGGCCGCAGCGGTACCGCCACTGACCTGCAGCGCTTTGGGGCCGAGATGGGCTTTGGCGTCACCATCGCCCCCTTGATGAACCATGTGGACAATACCGTCTCCTCCACCGCCATTCGCACCGCCCTCAGCGAAGGCCGCCCCCGCGATGCCGCCGCCATGCTCAGCCACTGGCACCGGATCGAGGGCGAAGTCATCGGCGGCGAGCAGCGCGGTCGTGACCTTGGCTTTCCCACCGCCAATATGTCCATCGACGGGCTGCACCCGCCTGCCTTTGGCGTCTATGCGGTGCTGGTGGATGTGTTGAATGGCCCGCATCAGGGTAGCTATCAGGGCGCGGCCTCTGTTGGGGTGCGGCCGATGTTTGATGGCGCACATCCCAATATCGAAACCTTCCTGTTTGATTTCACCGGCAACCTATATGGCGCGACCCTCTCGGTCGCCCTGGTGGACTACCTGCGCCCGGAGATGAAATTTGACGGGCTGCAAGCGCTGATCGACCAGATGGATGCAGATTGCGCCCGTGCCCGTGATATTCTGGACGCCGAAATGCAGGCCCCAACATGA
- a CDS encoding YcgN family cysteine cluster protein: MNEGIDRKGLKARFWETTPLELLNQQEWEALCDGCGKCCLNKLEDEDSGEIALTRVACRLLDDNSCQCAHYENRHQFIPECIVLRPDNLDSHAYWMPQTCAYRLLWEGKPLPQWHPLLTGDRNSPHAAGVTVRGWTVSEFDTPEEDWEDHIIEEPI; this comes from the coding sequence ATGAACGAAGGTATTGACCGCAAAGGTCTGAAAGCACGGTTCTGGGAAACCACGCCGCTGGAGCTGCTCAACCAGCAGGAATGGGAAGCCCTTTGCGATGGCTGCGGCAAATGCTGCCTCAACAAACTTGAGGACGAAGACAGCGGCGAGATCGCACTGACCCGTGTGGCCTGCCGTTTGCTCGACGACAACAGCTGCCAATGCGCCCATTATGAAAACCGCCACCAGTTCATCCCCGAATGTATCGTGCTCCGGCCCGATAATCTGGACAGCCATGCCTATTGGATGCCGCAGACCTGTGCCTACCGGCTGCTCTGGGAGGGCAAGCCCCTACCGCAATGGCACCCTCTGCTGACCGGCGACCGCAATAGCCCTCATGCCGCAGGCGTCACCGTGCGCGGCTGGACCGTTTCCGAATTCGACACCCCGGAAGAAGACTGGGAAGACCATATCATCGAGGAGCCTATCTGA
- a CDS encoding low specificity L-threonine aldolase — MFFASDNSGPVPPQVLTALAEANSGYAMGYGADAEMAEVTARIREIFEAPEAAVFLVATGTAANALALSTLCQPFETIFCTPTAHIHEDECNAPEFYSGGAKLTLVPGAPGFDDKMTPEALRATIAKEETRGVHGPQRGPVSLTQVSERGTIYSLTELQALAAVTKEFDLPLHMDGARFANAMVALDCTPADMTWKAGVDAVSFGGTKNGLLGVEAVIFFDPKHAWEFELRRKRGGHLFSKHRYLSAQMLAYLTDDLWRDNAVKANDNCAYLAQGLRRTKAPFLHEPQANMIFAALPRATHQRLFDAGAAYHLWDGPLDGDPQEQVAARFVCDWAIEKQQIDQFLALITQPE, encoded by the coding sequence ATGTTTTTTGCCTCTGACAATTCCGGCCCGGTGCCACCACAGGTTCTGACCGCGCTGGCAGAGGCAAATTCCGGCTACGCGATGGGCTATGGCGCCGATGCAGAGATGGCAGAGGTCACCGCCCGGATCCGCGAGATTTTTGAAGCCCCCGAGGCTGCGGTCTTTTTGGTAGCCACTGGCACCGCCGCCAATGCCCTGGCGCTTTCGACGCTTTGCCAGCCTTTTGAGACCATCTTTTGCACCCCCACCGCCCATATCCACGAAGACGAGTGCAACGCGCCCGAATTCTACAGCGGTGGCGCCAAACTGACCCTGGTGCCCGGTGCCCCCGGGTTTGACGACAAGATGACGCCAGAGGCTCTGCGCGCCACCATCGCCAAGGAAGAAACACGCGGCGTTCACGGGCCACAGCGCGGGCCGGTCTCTCTCACCCAGGTGAGCGAACGCGGCACGATCTACTCTCTGACCGAACTACAGGCGCTCGCCGCTGTGACCAAAGAGTTCGACCTGCCCCTGCATATGGATGGCGCCCGCTTTGCCAATGCCATGGTGGCCCTGGATTGCACCCCGGCTGACATGACCTGGAAGGCTGGCGTGGATGCTGTCTCCTTTGGTGGTACCAAAAACGGCCTTCTTGGGGTCGAGGCGGTGATCTTCTTTGATCCTAAACACGCCTGGGAGTTTGAGCTGCGGCGCAAACGCGGCGGTCATCTGTTTTCCAAGCACCGCTATCTTTCGGCCCAGATGCTGGCCTATCTCACTGATGATCTGTGGCGCGACAACGCGGTCAAAGCCAATGACAACTGCGCCTATCTGGCCCAGGGGCTGCGCCGCACCAAGGCCCCCTTCCTGCATGAGCCACAGGCCAATATGATCTTTGCCGCCCTGCCCCGCGCAACCCACCAGCGCCTGTTTGATGCAGGCGCCGCCTACCACCTTTGGGATGGCCCCCTCGACGGCGATCCCCAAGAGCAGGTTGCCGCCCGCTTTGTCTGCGACTGGGCAATTGAAAAGCAGCAGATTGATCAGTTCCTGGCCCTGATAACCCAACCAGAATAA
- a CDS encoding alpha/beta hydrolase — MKDGRVSDVYCRSFGAGARRVLAVHCSLAHSGAWRGLAELMKDEITLTAFDMFSHGRSPDWDEAVDFQTANLTAGLALLDREPGQVDLIGHSFGATVALRMAQARPEQIKSLVLIEPVLFAVARQEAPELQAALEAKEAPFNALFEAGEVEQATRLFNRMWGTGKPKWEELSEQARAAMVRAMRAVPTSYETLYLDDKGVLKPGALDPVQMPVLLLSGGASQPVMPMINEGLARRLPQARCEVVAQAGHMLPITHAAVTAGLLRQFWTGMA; from the coding sequence ATGAAGGATGGCAGGGTGAGCGACGTATATTGCCGCAGTTTTGGAGCGGGAGCGCGCCGGGTTTTGGCGGTGCATTGCTCGCTGGCGCATTCCGGGGCTTGGCGCGGGCTGGCGGAGCTGATGAAGGATGAGATCACGCTCACGGCCTTTGACATGTTCTCCCATGGCCGCAGCCCGGATTGGGATGAAGCTGTGGATTTTCAAACTGCCAATCTGACGGCTGGTTTGGCTTTGCTGGACAGGGAGCCAGGGCAGGTTGACCTGATTGGTCACTCTTTTGGGGCGACCGTGGCCCTGCGTATGGCCCAGGCCCGCCCGGAGCAGATCAAAAGCCTGGTGCTGATCGAGCCGGTGCTTTTTGCAGTTGCCCGACAAGAGGCTCCAGAGCTGCAGGCGGCGCTGGAGGCAAAAGAGGCGCCGTTTAATGCGCTTTTTGAGGCCGGTGAGGTAGAGCAGGCGACACGCCTGTTTAATCGCATGTGGGGCACCGGGAAGCCAAAATGGGAAGAGCTGTCCGAGCAGGCACGGGCAGCCATGGTGCGGGCGATGCGTGCGGTTCCCACAAGCTATGAAACGCTTTATCTGGATGACAAGGGCGTCTTGAAACCCGGCGCCTTGGACCCGGTTCAGATGCCGGTTCTTTTGCTCAGCGGCGGTGCCAGCCAGCCGGTGATGCCAATGATCAATGAAGGTTTGGCGCGACGGTTGCCGCAGGCCCGTTGCGAAGTGGTTGCGCAGGCTGGCCATATGTTGCCCATCACCCATGCCGCAGTGACAGCGGGTCTGCTGCGACAGTTCTGGACTGGGATGGCCTGA
- a CDS encoding 2-hydroxychromene-2-carboxylate isomerase, which translates to MTTIDYYFSTLSPYAYLAGTRLEAAAARQNVQINYKPMDIVALYGSTGGTPPKERHVSRQEYRLIELQRQAKKNGLTINLQPAHWPTNAAPSSYAIIAAQSAGGGDLGALVHGLMHAVWVEERDIAQDEVIKSCLTSAGFDPALADSGLLAGAERYARNLEEALKAGVFGAPFYITEDGARFWGQDRIEDLEQHLAG; encoded by the coding sequence ATGACGACCATTGATTATTATTTCTCGACATTGTCACCCTATGCATATCTGGCTGGCACACGGTTGGAGGCGGCTGCGGCGCGGCAGAATGTTCAGATCAACTACAAACCGATGGATATTGTGGCGCTCTATGGCAGCACCGGTGGCACACCGCCCAAGGAACGTCACGTCTCGCGGCAGGAGTACCGGTTGATCGAGCTGCAGCGGCAGGCGAAAAAGAATGGGCTGACAATCAATCTGCAGCCAGCACATTGGCCGACCAATGCTGCGCCTTCGTCCTACGCGATCATCGCGGCGCAATCTGCAGGGGGCGGTGATCTGGGCGCATTGGTACATGGGCTGATGCATGCGGTCTGGGTAGAGGAGCGCGATATTGCCCAGGATGAGGTGATCAAATCCTGTCTGACCAGCGCCGGCTTTGACCCCGCGCTGGCGGATAGCGGGCTCTTGGCCGGCGCGGAGAGATATGCGCGAAACCTCGAGGAGGCTCTCAAGGCGGGGGTCTTTGGCGCACCCTTCTATATTACTGAGGACGGGGCGCGGTTCTGGGGCCAGGATCGGATCGAGGATCTGGAACAGCATCTGGCAGGATAA
- a CDS encoding ribose-phosphate pyrophosphokinase has product MPTLHEPKLIAGNANLPLATSIARRMSMHRGVDQGLVDARVERFNDGEIFVEVYENVRGEDMFIIQPTSNPANDNLMELLIISDALRRSSAQRITAVIPYFGYARQDRRTKARTPISAKLVANMLTGAGIERVLTMDLHAAQIQGFFDIPVDNLYASPIFALDVKNQFKDSMDELMVVSPDVGGVARARELAKRINAPLSIVDKRREKAGEVAEMTVIGNVQDKICLIIDDMCDTAGTLCKAAQVLLDNGAKEVHAYITHGVMSGPAVERVTNSVMKSLVLTDSIQPTEAVSNAPNIRILPTAPLFTQAILNIWHGTSVSSLFEDKTLIPIYESLYSNGV; this is encoded by the coding sequence ATGCCGACTTTGCACGAACCCAAGCTCATCGCTGGGAACGCCAACCTCCCGCTCGCCACTTCCATTGCCCGCCGTATGAGCATGCACCGCGGTGTCGACCAAGGCCTGGTCGATGCCCGCGTTGAACGTTTTAACGACGGTGAGATCTTTGTTGAGGTCTACGAGAACGTGCGCGGCGAGGATATGTTCATCATTCAGCCGACCTCCAATCCGGCCAACGACAACCTTATGGAGCTTTTGATCATTTCGGATGCCCTGCGCCGCTCTTCTGCGCAACGTATCACCGCTGTGATCCCCTATTTCGGCTACGCCCGCCAGGACCGCCGCACCAAGGCCCGCACGCCGATCTCCGCCAAACTGGTCGCAAATATGCTGACCGGCGCGGGTATCGAGCGGGTTCTGACCATGGATCTGCATGCCGCGCAGATCCAGGGCTTCTTTGATATTCCGGTGGACAACCTTTATGCGTCACCGATCTTTGCCCTGGATGTGAAAAACCAGTTCAAGGACAGCATGGACGAGCTCATGGTGGTCTCTCCCGATGTGGGCGGCGTTGCCCGCGCCCGAGAGTTGGCCAAACGCATCAACGCGCCGCTATCGATCGTCGACAAACGCCGTGAAAAAGCTGGTGAAGTAGCCGAGATGACCGTAATCGGCAATGTGCAGGACAAGATCTGCCTGATCATTGACGACATGTGCGACACCGCTGGCACCCTGTGCAAGGCTGCGCAGGTGCTGCTGGACAATGGCGCCAAAGAGGTCCACGCCTATATCACCCACGGCGTGATGAGCGGCCCTGCGGTGGAACGCGTCACCAATTCGGTGATGAAGTCACTGGTGCTAACCGATTCCATCCAGCCCACCGAAGCCGTAAGCAATGCGCCCAACATCCGCATCCTGCCCACGGCGCCGCTGTTCACTCAGGCAATCCTGAACATCTGGCACGGCACCTCGGTGTCCTCGCTGTTTGAGGACAAGACCCTGATCCCGATCTACGAGTCGCTGTATTCCAACGGCGTCTAA
- a CDS encoding ATP-binding protein: MSSTTPTLHLLCGKIASGKSTLTAQLSRTAGTIVIAEDDWLNGLYSEEMSSISDYMRFMLKFREVMGPHVVSLLHEGISVVLDFQANTIASRDWMRDILEQTKAAHKLHVLDVPDEVCIARLHARNAQGDHPFAATEEQFRQISKYFVAPSPEEGFNVVMHHVDTKL, encoded by the coding sequence ATGTCCTCGACAACGCCAACTCTGCACCTGTTGTGCGGAAAAATTGCTTCTGGAAAATCCACTCTGACTGCCCAACTTAGTCGCACGGCGGGAACTATTGTGATTGCTGAAGATGATTGGCTGAATGGTCTTTATTCTGAAGAAATGTCGTCGATTTCGGACTACATGCGGTTCATGTTAAAGTTTCGCGAGGTCATGGGACCACACGTCGTCTCATTGCTACATGAGGGAATTTCAGTCGTTTTGGACTTCCAAGCAAACACGATTGCTTCGCGTGATTGGATGCGGGACATCTTGGAACAGACGAAGGCTGCACACAAACTTCACGTTTTAGATGTCCCTGACGAAGTCTGTATCGCGCGGCTTCATGCTCGCAATGCTCAAGGCGATCATCCATTTGCGGCAACAGAAGAGCAATTCCGACAAATTTCGAAATACTTCGTCGCTCCTTCACCTGAGGAAGGTTTCAATGTGGTGATGCATCACGTTGACACGAAACTCTGA
- a CDS encoding H-type lectin domain-containing protein — MQRLRNPRIGIDQGELVLFSEFDSGGSMWTGEGARERRKLVTFQEAYRRPPAVQVSISLWDMDTSAAIRAELVTENITTTDFEVVFRTWADSRIARLRTAWIAMGELPFDDDWDDVD, encoded by the coding sequence ATGCAACGACTACGCAATCCACGGATTGGAATTGACCAGGGCGAACTGGTGTTGTTTTCCGAATTCGACAGCGGCGGCAGCATGTGGACCGGCGAGGGCGCCCGCGAGCGGCGCAAGCTGGTGACATTCCAGGAAGCCTATCGCCGCCCACCTGCGGTGCAGGTCTCGATCTCGCTGTGGGATATGGACACCAGCGCTGCCATCCGTGCCGAGCTGGTAACGGAGAATATCACCACCACGGATTTTGAAGTGGTGTTCCGCACCTGGGCCGACAGCCGCATCGCCCGCCTGCGCACCGCCTGGATCGCCATGGGCGAGCTGCCCTTCGATGACGACTGGGATGACGTGGATTGA
- a CDS encoding F0F1 ATP synthase subunit epsilon produces MADTMQFDLVSPERSLASLQVNAVQIPGAEGDMTAMPMHAPTITTLRPGVLRVESSQGTSEFVVTGGFAEISAEALSVLAEKAIPMDEMTRAHLDELIEEARNMYKTAQEAEQPHDIVEEAAKLLSDMEALGTHMSL; encoded by the coding sequence ATGGCTGATACCATGCAATTTGACCTCGTAAGCCCGGAGCGCAGCCTAGCGTCGCTCCAGGTGAACGCGGTGCAGATCCCCGGCGCGGAGGGTGACATGACGGCTATGCCGATGCATGCACCCACCATCACCACCCTGCGTCCGGGTGTCCTGCGGGTTGAAAGCTCGCAAGGCACTTCGGAGTTTGTGGTCACTGGCGGTTTTGCCGAAATCAGCGCTGAGGCCCTTTCGGTCCTCGCTGAGAAGGCAATCCCAATGGATGAGATGACCCGCGCCCATCTGGACGAGCTGATCGAAGAGGCTCGTAACATGTATAAAACCGCGCAGGAAGCGGAGCAGCCCCACGACATCGTCGAGGAAGCCGCTAAGCTGCTGTCGGACATGGAGGCCCTGGGCACACATATGAGCCTGTAA
- the atpD gene encoding F0F1 ATP synthase subunit beta, giving the protein MANAKGKITQVIGAVVDVQFEDALPEILNAVTTDNNGKNLVLEVAQHLGENTVRTIAMDATEGLVRGQDVTDTGAPISVPVGNATLGRILNVIGEPVDEKGPVESTETRGIHGDAPSFADQSTATEILTTGIKVIDLLAPYTKGGKIGLFGGAGVGKTVLIMELINNIAKVHSGVSVFAGVGERTREGNDLYHEMIESGVIVPDNLVDSKIALVYGQMNEPPGARMRVALSGLTLAEQFRDDSGSDVLFFVDNIFRFTQAGSEVSALLGRIPSAVGYQPTLATDMGAMQERISSTKNGSITSVQAVYVPADDLTDPAPATSFAHLDATTVLDRAISEKGIYPAVDPLGSTSRLLDPLIIGDEHYKVATDVQQILQRYKSLQDIIAILGMDELSEDDKLAVARARKIERFLSQPFDVAKIFTGADGKQVPLEDTIASFKAVVAGEYDHLPEGAFYMVGGIDEVIAKAEKMAADAA; this is encoded by the coding sequence ATGGCAAACGCAAAAGGCAAAATCACGCAGGTGATTGGCGCCGTTGTGGACGTGCAGTTCGAGGATGCCCTGCCGGAAATCCTCAACGCTGTGACCACCGACAACAACGGTAAGAACCTGGTTCTCGAGGTTGCTCAGCACCTGGGTGAGAACACAGTCCGTACCATCGCTATGGACGCAACCGAAGGTCTGGTGCGCGGACAGGACGTGACCGACACTGGCGCGCCTATCTCGGTTCCAGTGGGCAACGCCACACTGGGTCGTATCCTGAACGTCATCGGCGAACCCGTTGATGAAAAGGGTCCCGTAGAATCCACCGAAACACGTGGCATCCACGGCGACGCGCCTTCTTTCGCGGATCAGTCGACCGCAACCGAGATCCTGACCACAGGTATCAAGGTTATCGACCTTCTGGCCCCCTACACCAAGGGTGGTAAAATTGGTCTGTTCGGCGGTGCCGGCGTTGGTAAAACCGTTCTGATCATGGAACTGATCAACAACATCGCGAAGGTGCACTCTGGTGTGTCCGTGTTCGCCGGTGTTGGTGAGCGGACCCGTGAGGGCAACGATCTGTACCACGAGATGATCGAATCCGGTGTTATCGTTCCCGATAACCTGGTCGATTCCAAAATTGCCCTGGTCTACGGCCAGATGAACGAACCTCCCGGTGCGCGTATGCGGGTTGCTCTGTCGGGTCTGACCCTGGCGGAACAGTTCCGTGATGACAGTGGCTCGGACGTTCTGTTCTTTGTGGACAACATCTTCCGCTTCACACAGGCGGGTTCCGAGGTGTCTGCTCTGCTGGGTCGTATTCCTTCGGCGGTGGGCTACCAGCCAACACTGGCCACCGACATGGGTGCGATGCAGGAACGGATCTCTTCGACCAAAAACGGTTCGATTACCTCCGTTCAGGCCGTCTACGTTCCTGCGGATGACCTTACCGACCCTGCGCCTGCGACCTCGTTTGCGCACCTGGATGCGACAACCGTTCTGGATCGTGCGATCTCGGAGAAAGGTATCTATCCTGCGGTTGACCCGCTTGGTTCCACATCGCGTCTGCTGGATCCACTGATCATTGGTGACGAGCACTATAAAGTTGCCACCGACGTTCAGCAGATCCTTCAGCGTTATAAATCGCTGCAGGACATCATCGCCATTCTCGGCATGGACGAGCTTTCTGAAGACGACAAACTGGCCGTGGCCCGTGCGCGTAAGATCGAACGCTTCCTGTCTCAGCCGTTTGACGTTGCAAAAATCTTCACCGGCGCCGACGGTAAACAGGTTCCGCTGGAAGACACCATTGCATCGTTCAAGGCCGTTGTGGCTGGCGAATACGACCACCTGCCCGAAGGCGCCTTCTACATGGTTGGCGGCATCGACGAAGTGATCGCAAAAGCCGAAAAAATGGCTGCTGACGCGGCCTAA